The proteins below are encoded in one region of Triticum aestivum cultivar Chinese Spring chromosome 1B, IWGSC CS RefSeq v2.1, whole genome shotgun sequence:
- the LOC123150272 gene encoding acetylserotonin O-methyltransferase 1 → MPAAQHIERDQDLAMSSDELLQAQLELYHHGLAFVKSLALKAATDLRIPDAIHRRGGAATLSELASDTGIHPTKRSNLRRVMRVLTTTGVFSIVQGKGSNDHAGDGAAYYKLTRVSRLLVERSPHNLSPMVGTIVNTLCWTSLLKMPEWFTQGQEGESAQSHSLVQLANGCTFWDTTKVDGGLFNDGMAADSRIAMKVLLKEHGGAFREVKSSLVDIGGNHGATASAVARAFPHLKCSVLDLPHVVAAAPASDILTFVAGNMFEYVPPADAVLLKWILHDWKHEDCVKIMRRCKEAIPAKEAGGKVIIIDMVVGYPVTQPNHSKEAQVLLDIYMMGSDGMEREENEWSLIFSEAGFSDYKITRTNGIRSIIEVYP, encoded by the exons ATGCCGGCCGCGCAGCACATCGAACGAGACCAAGACCTCGCCATGAGCAGCGACGAGTTACTTCAAGCTCAGCTGGAGCTCTACCACCACGGCCTCGCCTTCGTCAAGTCACTGGCGCTCAAGGCCGCCACGGACCTGCGCATCCCCGACGCCATCCACCGCCGCGGCGGCGCCGCCACCTTGTCCGAGCTGGCCTCCGACACCGGGATCCACCCCACGAAGCGCTCCAACCTCCGGCGGGTCATGCGGGTGCTCACCACCACCGGGGTATTCTCCATTGTCCAAGGCAAAGGCAGCAACGACCACGCCGGTGATGGCGCTGCGTATTACAAGCTCACGCGGGTCTCCCGGCTCCTTGTCGAGAGATCACCGCACAACCTGTCCCCGATGGTGGGCACCATCGTCAACACGTTATGCTGGACCTCTCTCCTCAAAATGCCCGAGTGGTTTACCCAAGGCCAAGAGGGAGAGTCGGCACAGTCGCACTCGCTCGTCCAGCTGGCCAACGGCTGCACGTTCTGGGACACCACCAAGGTCGATGGCGGCTTGTTCAACGACGGCATGGCCGCGGACAGCCGCATCGCCATGAAGGTCCTGTTGAAGGAGCACGGCGGAGCGTTCAGGGAAGTGAAAAGCTCGCTGGTGGACATCGGCGGCAACCATGGCGCCACCGCGTCGGCCGTGGCGAGAGCGTTCCCGCACCTCAAGTGCAGCGTTCTGGACCTCCCACACGTCGTCGCCGCGGCTCCCGCCAGCGACATTTTGACCTTCGTCGCCGGAAATATGTTTGAGTATGTCCCACCTGCGGATGCTGTTCTACTCAAg TGGATTTTGCATGACTGGAAACACGAAGACTGCGTCAAGATAATGCGCCGGTGCAAGGAAGCGATCCCAGCGAAAGAAGCCGGAGGAAAGGTGATAATCATCGACATGGTGGTGGGATATCCGGTGACTCAGCCCAACCATTCCAAAGAGGCGCAGGTTTTGTTAGATATCTACATGATGGGCTCCGATGGAATGGAGCGAGAGGAAAACGAGTGGAGCTTGATTTTCTCCGAAGCCGGGTTCAGCGACTACAAGATCACTCGAACCAATGGGATTCGATCAATTATCGAAGTATACCCTTAA